One genomic segment of Paenibacillus xylanexedens includes these proteins:
- a CDS encoding stage V sporulation protein D, producing the protein MKGSSVNLRRRLLWSLMILVLLFSALMIRLAYVQLGEGPELSAKAEESWRRNIPYSAKRGEILDRNGTSLAYNVTTPTIMAIPAQVKEAETTAKALAPLLGMTEEKVLATIKKRELIVRLQPGGRKITMEKAQRIRDLKLPGIVVAEDNKRFYPYDDLAAHILGFTGIDNQGLTGVEKKYDDKLNGLNGSVSYLSDAAGRLMPGSSEKYVEPKDGLNLKLTIDKSIQSIMERELDQAMVKFQANSALAIAMNPKTGEILGMSSRPGYEPADYQQYPAEIYNRNLPIWMTYEPGSTFKIITLAAALEEKKVNLQQDQFFDPGYVEVGGARLRCWKKGGHGSQTFLQVVENSCNPGFVALGQRLGKESLFSYIKDFGFGTKTGIDLSGEASGILFKLSRVGPVELATTAFGQGVSVTPIQQVAAVSAAINGGKLYKPYVTKAWVHPVTGEVMEEAKPELVRQVISENTSKQVREALESVVAKGTGRPAFIDGYRVGGKTGTAQKVINGRYSSTEHIVSFIGFAPADDPQIVVYTAVDNPKGIQFGGVVAAPIVQNILEDALHYMNVPVRKDQVAKEYKYGETKIVTVPDLTGATVEDLYEDLNMNFMLAKSGSGKYVINQAPKPGARVDQGSTIRIYMGNVLNDAHDHTKDE; encoded by the coding sequence GTGAAGGGATCAAGCGTAAATCTGCGACGCAGGTTGCTATGGAGTTTAATGATTTTAGTTTTGTTATTTTCGGCCCTGATGATCAGGCTTGCTTATGTACAGCTCGGAGAAGGCCCTGAATTGTCAGCAAAAGCAGAAGAATCCTGGCGGCGTAATATTCCTTACTCAGCCAAGCGAGGGGAGATCCTGGATCGAAATGGAACCTCTCTGGCCTATAATGTGACAACACCAACCATTATGGCCATTCCGGCTCAGGTTAAAGAAGCTGAAACGACGGCTAAAGCGCTGGCCCCATTGCTTGGGATGACGGAAGAAAAAGTGCTCGCAACCATCAAGAAACGAGAACTCATTGTACGACTACAACCCGGCGGCCGCAAAATTACGATGGAGAAAGCTCAGCGCATCCGTGATTTGAAGCTTCCGGGTATCGTTGTTGCTGAAGACAATAAACGTTTTTATCCTTATGATGATTTGGCTGCCCATATTCTTGGTTTTACGGGCATTGATAATCAGGGCTTAACGGGTGTCGAGAAGAAATATGATGATAAGCTGAATGGTTTGAATGGCAGTGTGTCCTACTTGTCCGATGCGGCCGGAAGGCTAATGCCGGGCTCATCCGAGAAGTATGTGGAACCGAAGGACGGCCTTAACCTCAAGCTGACCATTGATAAATCCATTCAGTCCATCATGGAGAGAGAACTGGATCAGGCCATGGTGAAGTTCCAGGCGAACTCAGCATTGGCCATAGCGATGAATCCCAAAACGGGTGAAATCTTGGGGATGTCCAGCAGGCCGGGATACGAACCTGCCGATTATCAGCAATATCCAGCGGAGATATACAATCGCAATTTACCGATCTGGATGACCTACGAGCCGGGCTCCACATTTAAGATCATTACTTTGGCAGCAGCGCTTGAAGAGAAAAAGGTCAATCTGCAACAGGATCAATTTTTTGATCCCGGATATGTTGAGGTGGGTGGAGCCCGTCTGCGTTGCTGGAAAAAGGGTGGCCACGGAAGTCAGACCTTCTTACAAGTTGTGGAGAACTCATGTAACCCGGGCTTTGTGGCTTTGGGGCAGAGGCTGGGCAAAGAGTCGCTCTTCTCCTATATTAAAGACTTTGGTTTCGGTACCAAAACAGGGATCGACCTCAGTGGAGAAGCCAGTGGAATTCTGTTCAAACTGTCCAGAGTGGGACCTGTCGAGCTTGCAACGACGGCTTTTGGTCAAGGTGTATCGGTAACGCCCATTCAGCAAGTAGCTGCTGTGTCAGCGGCCATCAATGGGGGGAAACTTTACAAGCCTTATGTTACGAAGGCGTGGGTCCATCCGGTCACCGGAGAAGTCATGGAAGAAGCCAAACCGGAACTGGTTCGTCAGGTGATCTCGGAGAATACATCCAAACAAGTACGTGAAGCACTCGAAAGTGTTGTCGCAAAAGGTACCGGGCGTCCGGCATTCATTGATGGATACCGGGTCGGTGGCAAAACAGGTACAGCCCAGAAGGTTATCAACGGACGTTATTCCTCAACCGAGCATATCGTATCCTTTATCGGATTTGCACCGGCAGATGATCCGCAGATTGTGGTCTATACCGCAGTTGATAATCCCAAAGGAATTCAATTCGGAGGTGTGGTTGCCGCCCCGATTGTGCAGAACATCCTTGAAGATGCTTTGCATTATATGAATGTCCCTGTTCGGAAGGATCAGGTCGCCAAAGAATACAAGTATGGTGAAACCAAAATCGTGACAGTCCCAGACCTGACAGGAGCTACTGTCGAAGATCTGTACGAAGACCTGAATATGAATTTTATGCTGGCGAAGTCTGGGAGTGGTAAATACGTGATTAATCAGGCACCTAAGCCTGGGGCGAGGGTAGATCAGGGATCAACCATCCGCATTTATATGGGGAATGTACTGAACGATGCACATGATCACACAAAGGATGAATAA
- the mraY gene encoding phospho-N-acetylmuramoyl-pentapeptide-transferase, with amino-acid sequence MDFQVLLLTIGVSFILAVIAAPLLIPLLRRMKFGQQVREDGPQSHLKKSGTPTMGGVVILVAFTLAFLKFSAVKNTDFYVLLVATLGFGLIGFLDDYIKIVFKRSLGLTARQKMLGQLFFSAVMCFLLIQNGHSTAISIPGTSFSFDWTGWFYYPFVVFMMLAITNAVNFTDGLDGLLSGVSAIAFGAFAIVAMQATSMPAAVCAAAMIGAVLGFLVYNAHPAKVFMGDTGSLGIGGAIGAVAIVTKTELLFVIIGGIFVIEILSVIIQVVSFKTRGKRVFKMSPIHHHFELSGWSEWRVVITFWAVGAILAALGLYLNKGL; translated from the coding sequence ATGGATTTTCAGGTATTACTGTTAACAATCGGCGTTTCATTTATTTTGGCGGTGATTGCCGCACCGCTCCTGATTCCGCTGTTACGCCGGATGAAATTCGGACAGCAAGTTAGGGAAGATGGGCCTCAGAGCCATTTGAAAAAAAGCGGAACACCTACAATGGGTGGAGTCGTCATTTTAGTTGCGTTCACATTGGCCTTTTTGAAATTTTCGGCAGTCAAGAATACAGACTTTTATGTCTTGCTTGTGGCTACGCTGGGATTCGGGCTGATTGGCTTCCTGGATGATTACATCAAAATTGTGTTCAAACGTTCGCTGGGACTGACGGCCAGACAAAAAATGCTGGGCCAATTGTTCTTCAGTGCAGTGATGTGTTTCTTGCTGATCCAGAATGGACACAGCACAGCCATCTCTATTCCGGGAACGTCATTCTCGTTTGACTGGACCGGATGGTTCTATTATCCGTTTGTCGTATTCATGATGCTTGCCATTACCAATGCGGTTAACTTTACCGACGGTCTGGATGGTTTGCTGTCAGGGGTAAGTGCGATTGCCTTTGGCGCGTTTGCCATTGTGGCGATGCAAGCCACGTCGATGCCGGCAGCAGTGTGTGCAGCAGCGATGATCGGAGCCGTACTCGGTTTTCTGGTATACAATGCACATCCGGCCAAAGTATTTATGGGAGACACCGGTTCTCTGGGGATTGGCGGTGCGATTGGTGCGGTAGCCATTGTAACCAAAACAGAGCTTCTATTTGTCATCATTGGCGGTATTTTTGTTATCGAGATCCTGTCTGTCATCATTCAAGTGGTATCTTTCAAGACTCGTGGCAAGCGTGTATTCAAAATGAGCCCCATTCACCATCACTTTGAATTAAGTGGTTGGTCAGAATGGCGGGTTGTTATTACCTTTTGGGCGGTAGGCGCAATTTTGGCCGCTCTTGGACTTTATCTCAACAAGGGGTTGTAG
- the rsmH gene encoding 16S rRNA (cytosine(1402)-N(4))-methyltransferase RsmH gives MFHHITVLKEEATEGLNIKQDGIYVDCTLGGGGHSSVIASKLGPGGRLIALDQDDWALDNAREKLAAYGERVTLVKTNFRDLEQVLKDLDVPMKDGVPQVDGILYDLGVSSPQFDEGERGFSYNHDAPLDMRMDQDAMLTAKEIVNEWPEEEIARILYRYGEEKFSRRIARVIVGKRAQSTIETTGELVELIKEGIPAAARRTGGHPAKRSFQALRIAVNDELGAFEEGLHQAVRCLAPGGRVSVITFHSLEDRICKQIFSSYLEKCTCPPDFPLCVCGGKGTLRLVNRKPLIPTETELTENSRARSAKLRVAEKL, from the coding sequence TTGTTTCACCACATAACCGTACTCAAAGAAGAGGCAACAGAGGGATTAAACATCAAGCAGGACGGTATATACGTGGACTGCACTTTAGGCGGTGGCGGACATAGCTCCGTGATTGCTTCCAAGCTCGGTCCAGGGGGACGTCTGATCGCACTTGATCAGGATGATTGGGCTTTGGATAATGCTCGCGAGAAGCTCGCAGCTTATGGAGAACGTGTAACATTGGTGAAAACCAATTTTCGGGATCTGGAACAGGTACTCAAGGATCTGGATGTGCCAATGAAGGATGGTGTACCACAGGTCGACGGTATTTTGTACGACTTGGGTGTGTCATCTCCGCAATTTGATGAAGGAGAACGTGGATTCAGTTACAATCATGACGCTCCGCTCGATATGCGAATGGACCAGGATGCAATGCTGACGGCCAAAGAGATTGTGAATGAGTGGCCAGAAGAAGAGATTGCTCGAATTTTGTATCGCTATGGTGAAGAGAAGTTTTCGAGAAGAATTGCCCGTGTTATCGTCGGAAAACGAGCGCAGTCTACCATTGAGACGACAGGTGAACTCGTGGAACTGATCAAGGAAGGCATCCCGGCGGCAGCTCGACGTACTGGTGGACATCCTGCCAAACGCAGCTTCCAGGCATTACGCATTGCCGTCAACGATGAGTTGGGTGCCTTTGAAGAAGGCTTGCATCAGGCTGTTCGTTGTCTGGCACCAGGAGGACGTGTATCTGTTATTACCTTCCACTCCCTTGAGGATCGGATATGTAAACAGATTTTCAGCAGTTATCTGGAAAAATGTACATGTCCACCCGATTTTCCGTTGTGTGTATGCGGCGGCAAGGGGACCCTGCGTTTAGTTAACAGAAAACCGTTGATTCCAACGGAAACGGAATTGACCGAAAATTCACGTGCTCGTTCAGCCAAGCTGCGCGTAGCCGAGAAATTGTAG
- the mraZ gene encoding division/cell wall cluster transcriptional repressor MraZ: MFMGEFQHSIDDKGRVIIPAKFRESLGPSFVVTRGLDQCLFVYPMEEWGVMEQKLKALPLMKSDARAFTRFFFSGATECELDKQGRVNLPGNLREYAKLDKDCVVLGVSNRVEIWSKGIWESYFNQSEEAFNDIAEKLVDFNFDL; encoded by the coding sequence ATGTTTATGGGGGAGTTCCAACATAGCATTGATGATAAGGGCCGGGTTATCATTCCGGCTAAATTCCGCGAATCTCTGGGACCGTCTTTCGTTGTCACACGGGGTTTGGACCAGTGTCTTTTCGTGTACCCCATGGAGGAGTGGGGGGTCATGGAACAGAAGCTCAAAGCACTGCCATTGATGAAATCTGATGCACGTGCGTTTACCCGGTTTTTTTTCTCGGGTGCAACCGAATGTGAACTGGACAAACAGGGCAGGGTAAATCTGCCGGGCAATTTAAGAGAGTATGCCAAGCTGGACAAGGATTGTGTTGTTCTTGGCGTGTCGAACCGGGTGGAGATTTGGAGCAAAGGCATATGGGAGAGTTATTTCAATCAATCCGAAGAAGCATTCAACGACATTGCCGAAAAGCTGGTCGATTTTAATTTTGATTTATAA
- a CDS encoding penicillin-binding transpeptidase domain-containing protein — translation MIKRIKMRTLLIGGCITLFFLVLVTRIFFIQVVNGGVWQERAAGLVEREQTIKAARGTITDRNGNILATDAPAYTVSVNPLLINELGIQDVVTEKLSALLGKNESEMRTLVTAKNKDGDFFQQREVRSEGYKISPELAEKVNELREELQEEYKARNAIVMAQESKRFYPEETLASHLLGYMSRDGKAVNGLEVSYDEALTGTDGYLNYQKDAKGIKLPDSQDNYLPPQNGKNLTLTIDDTIQFYIEDAMKEAVAKYNPLSMTVIAADPNTMEILGMANWPTFNPNTYGSTPDQKNFINHATQSIYEPGSTFKIVTLAGAVEEKLFDPNASFESKRMYIGGFPISDNGHSYGWISYLEGVKRSSNIAFVNLGYNMLGGERLRHYIDEFGFGKKTGIDLPNEAASPIKPLVYKSEIATAAYGHGLVQVTPIQQVAAISAIANGGKLLEPHLVKEIKNPNDGTTEVIKPKVVRQVISKESSKLVSGYLEQVVADQTIGTGRNAYIEGYRVAGKTGTARKVVNGAYSKSKDVVSFIGFAPVNNPKIAILVVIDQPDGTNIGGGTAAAPVFKKIVSQTLQYMGIPKDTAKTPDKKSKEVSVVQAKAPDLSGKTAKQARSQLLSAGIAYVTLGQGDNVIRQYPVAGASMNPGQRIYLLTEESSKMKIPDLTGESLRDALEVLSLMKVGVTVKGEGYVVKQTEQVAGEQRTVQLNLQTAKAAVTGIADEAPISSDPSSEAEVKEQEASGGEGKTDGTDETDETDNNKAPANESESSDDPATNGASLP, via the coding sequence ATGATAAAAAGAATAAAGATGCGCACGTTGCTTATAGGGGGATGTATTACCCTCTTTTTTCTTGTACTCGTAACCCGAATCTTTTTCATTCAAGTTGTGAATGGCGGTGTATGGCAGGAACGGGCAGCCGGTTTGGTAGAGCGGGAACAGACGATTAAGGCTGCACGTGGAACGATTACGGATCGAAATGGTAATATTTTGGCTACCGATGCCCCTGCGTATACGGTTTCTGTTAATCCGTTATTAATTAATGAACTCGGAATTCAGGATGTTGTTACGGAGAAGCTCTCTGCCCTTCTAGGGAAAAATGAGAGTGAGATGCGTACTCTAGTCACAGCGAAGAATAAAGATGGTGATTTTTTTCAACAACGTGAAGTACGCAGTGAAGGATATAAGATAAGTCCAGAGCTTGCGGAAAAAGTCAACGAACTGCGTGAGGAATTACAAGAAGAGTACAAGGCTCGTAATGCAATTGTGATGGCACAGGAGTCGAAGCGTTTTTACCCTGAAGAAACACTTGCTTCTCACCTCTTGGGGTATATGAGCCGTGATGGGAAAGCTGTCAATGGACTTGAAGTCTCATATGATGAAGCACTGACAGGCACAGATGGATATCTGAATTATCAGAAGGATGCCAAAGGCATTAAACTTCCGGATTCACAGGATAACTATCTGCCACCTCAGAACGGTAAGAACCTTACGCTGACCATCGATGATACGATCCAGTTCTACATTGAGGATGCAATGAAAGAAGCGGTCGCCAAGTATAATCCACTGAGCATGACGGTCATTGCCGCGGACCCAAACACGATGGAGATTCTAGGGATGGCGAACTGGCCAACCTTTAACCCGAATACGTATGGGAGTACACCTGATCAAAAGAATTTTATCAACCATGCTACTCAATCCATCTATGAGCCAGGTAGTACATTCAAAATCGTTACACTGGCAGGGGCTGTTGAAGAAAAACTCTTTGATCCCAATGCAAGTTTTGAATCCAAACGCATGTATATCGGTGGTTTCCCGATTAGTGACAATGGTCATTCCTATGGTTGGATCTCGTATCTCGAAGGTGTCAAACGGTCAAGTAACATTGCTTTTGTTAACTTGGGTTACAACATGCTTGGCGGCGAACGTCTGCGTCATTACATAGACGAATTCGGCTTCGGCAAAAAGACGGGTATTGATCTGCCAAATGAGGCAGCGTCCCCGATCAAGCCACTGGTTTACAAATCCGAGATTGCTACTGCTGCCTACGGTCACGGTCTTGTACAGGTAACACCAATTCAACAGGTCGCAGCCATCTCTGCGATTGCCAACGGCGGCAAATTGCTGGAGCCACATCTGGTGAAGGAGATCAAGAACCCGAATGACGGGACCACGGAAGTGATCAAACCCAAAGTTGTTCGTCAGGTGATTTCCAAGGAATCTTCCAAACTGGTGAGTGGTTATCTGGAACAAGTGGTTGCAGACCAAACGATTGGTACCGGTCGTAACGCCTATATTGAAGGTTACCGTGTAGCTGGTAAAACAGGTACGGCAAGAAAGGTTGTTAACGGAGCATACAGCAAGTCAAAAGACGTTGTATCGTTTATTGGATTCGCGCCCGTGAATAATCCGAAGATTGCTATACTTGTTGTCATTGACCAACCGGATGGAACCAACATTGGGGGAGGAACCGCAGCTGCGCCGGTGTTCAAAAAGATTGTCAGCCAGACTCTTCAATACATGGGAATACCCAAAGATACAGCCAAAACTCCTGACAAAAAGTCAAAAGAAGTCTCTGTCGTGCAAGCCAAGGCGCCTGACTTGAGTGGCAAGACAGCCAAACAAGCCAGAAGCCAGCTTCTAAGCGCAGGTATTGCTTATGTGACTCTTGGTCAAGGTGATAATGTAATTCGGCAGTATCCGGTTGCTGGCGCCTCTATGAATCCAGGCCAACGAATCTATCTGCTAACGGAAGAAAGCAGCAAGATGAAGATTCCCGATCTAACAGGTGAATCTCTCCGTGATGCCCTAGAAGTACTTTCTCTCATGAAAGTGGGGGTTACGGTCAAGGGCGAGGGTTATGTCGTGAAGCAAACCGAGCAGGTCGCAGGTGAGCAGAGAACTGTACAGTTGAACTTGCAAACTGCCAAAGCTGCAGTGACAGGTATAGCCGATGAAGCGCCAATCTCTTCTGATCCGTCGTCAGAAGCTGAAGTGAAGGAACAAGAGGCTTCGGGCGGAGAAGGTAAAACCGACGGAACAGACGAAACAGATGAAACAGATAACAACAAGGCTCCTGCCAATGAATCCGAATCCTCTGACGATCCAGCCACAAACGGAGCTTCGCTTCCTTAG
- a CDS encoding UDP-N-acetylmuramoyl-tripeptide--D-alanyl-D-alanine ligase, producing MKRTLAQLAEMCGGTLSDVATHGNVMVEGVFTDSRKPLEGSLFIPLVGERFDGHEFVQACLEKGAAGAIWQKDHGIPPQGAVIVVDDTLVALQALASAYLTENKAAVVGITGSNGKTTTKDIVDAILSTTFKVHKTQGNFNNHIGLPLTVLSMDPDTEIIILEMGMSGRGEINDLSVIAQPDVAVITNIGESHLLQLGSRLEIARAKAEIAAGLKPGGLLIYNGDEPLIAQVLEEPATKQPEGLQRYTFGLQTDNDDYPTGLMNAQNGVVFTTKQSGEHAFTLPLLGTHNVVNCLAALAVARHFKVTTEQIAAGLSRLKLTGMRIEVTQGVSGLTLLNDAYNASPTSMKAAIDVLEGLKGYRMKVAVLGDMLELGPQEQDLHYGIGEYITSAKMDMVLVYGPLSAKIAEGASKHMPAETVHAFIDKEEMTRYLLEKLHPRDVVLFKASRGMKLEDVVEALQIAPLQNRVD from the coding sequence ATAAAAAGAACATTGGCACAATTGGCCGAGATGTGTGGAGGAACATTAAGTGATGTTGCCACTCATGGCAATGTAATGGTCGAAGGGGTGTTTACCGATTCGCGTAAACCTCTGGAAGGCAGTTTGTTTATTCCGCTAGTGGGTGAAAGGTTTGACGGACACGAATTTGTGCAAGCCTGTTTAGAGAAGGGGGCTGCAGGCGCGATCTGGCAAAAGGATCATGGTATTCCGCCACAAGGAGCTGTCATTGTTGTTGACGACACACTTGTCGCGCTGCAAGCACTCGCATCTGCTTATCTAACGGAGAATAAAGCGGCTGTAGTCGGCATTACAGGCAGCAACGGCAAGACAACAACAAAGGACATCGTGGATGCCATTCTCTCGACGACGTTCAAAGTGCATAAGACGCAAGGCAACTTCAATAATCACATTGGTTTACCACTGACTGTACTAAGCATGGACCCGGATACCGAGATTATCATTTTGGAGATGGGTATGAGTGGTCGCGGGGAAATTAACGATTTGTCGGTTATTGCGCAGCCTGATGTAGCGGTCATTACCAATATTGGTGAATCACATCTGCTTCAGCTGGGGTCCAGACTGGAGATTGCCAGAGCCAAAGCCGAGATTGCCGCGGGATTGAAGCCTGGCGGATTACTGATCTACAACGGAGACGAGCCTTTAATTGCACAAGTCCTTGAAGAGCCCGCAACGAAACAACCCGAGGGATTGCAGCGGTATACATTTGGTCTGCAAACCGATAATGATGACTATCCTACCGGACTTATGAATGCGCAGAACGGCGTAGTTTTCACCACCAAACAGTCTGGAGAACATGCATTTACGCTACCTCTGCTAGGAACGCATAATGTCGTTAACTGTCTGGCTGCTTTGGCAGTAGCCCGTCATTTCAAAGTGACGACGGAGCAGATTGCCGCGGGATTGTCTCGCTTGAAACTGACAGGCATGCGTATTGAGGTTACGCAAGGCGTTAGTGGTCTAACCCTGCTGAATGATGCATACAATGCAAGTCCAACCTCCATGAAGGCCGCAATCGATGTACTAGAAGGTCTGAAAGGATACCGCATGAAAGTGGCTGTGCTTGGTGATATGCTTGAACTCGGTCCCCAAGAGCAGGATCTGCATTACGGAATCGGAGAGTATATCACATCGGCCAAAATGGACATGGTGCTGGTATATGGTCCGCTATCAGCCAAGATTGCTGAAGGAGCAAGCAAGCATATGCCGGCAGAGACTGTGCATGCTTTTATAGATAAAGAAGAAATGACCCGTTATTTACTGGAGAAACTACATCCCAGAGACGTTGTCTTGTTCAAAGCTTCAAGAGGCATGAAGCTGGAGGACGTGGTCGAAGCACTACAAATAGCACCATTACAGAATCGAGTAGACTAG
- a CDS encoding UDP-N-acetylmuramoyl-L-alanyl-D-glutamate--2,6-diaminopimelate ligase yields MLLKQFASMLTTARLVGESNTECQNLQTDSRQVKPGDLFICLPGHTVDGHDYAEKAVNAGAVALVVERQLDLPVPQLLVKDSRFAMAVLADFFFDSPSQKMNMIGVTGTNGKTTTTYLIEKIMSDYGRKTGLIGTIQMRYDGRTYPMSGTTPEALDLQRSLHDMVQKGTDCCVMEVSSHALEQGRVKGTNFRTAVFTNLTQDHLDYHHSMEEYRGAKGLFFARLGNGYTEDVSQRKFAVINADDPAAAYFISVTAAEVITYGMGEKADVRASQISITSQGTSFHVDTFAGSADIRLRMVGKFNVYNAMAAISAALVEGIPLEEIKRSLETVPGVDGRVEGVDEGQPFAVIVDYAHTPDGLENVLRTVKEFAEGRVICVFGCGGDRDRTKRPLMGKIAANYSDFVLITSDNPRTEDPDLILKDIEQGLIEESVPAERYTMIVDRRQAIHEAIEMASPADVVLIAGKGHETYQIIGTTKTDFDDRIIAKEAIRGKSN; encoded by the coding sequence GTGCTTTTAAAACAATTTGCATCGATGCTGACCACCGCCCGCCTCGTGGGCGAATCAAATACAGAATGCCAAAACCTTCAGACAGATTCCCGGCAGGTAAAACCGGGTGATCTGTTTATCTGTCTTCCGGGACATACGGTAGATGGTCATGATTATGCAGAAAAAGCTGTAAATGCAGGTGCAGTTGCATTGGTGGTTGAACGGCAACTGGATCTGCCTGTACCACAATTGCTGGTGAAGGACAGCCGATTTGCGATGGCTGTTCTGGCAGATTTCTTTTTTGACTCGCCAAGCCAAAAAATGAATATGATTGGTGTAACGGGAACGAACGGAAAAACAACGACCACCTATTTGATTGAAAAAATCATGAGTGATTACGGACGCAAGACGGGATTGATCGGTACTATTCAAATGCGGTATGACGGTCGCACCTACCCGATGTCAGGAACAACACCAGAGGCGCTTGATCTGCAGCGTAGTCTACATGATATGGTTCAGAAGGGTACGGACTGCTGTGTTATGGAAGTTTCTTCTCACGCATTGGAACAAGGGCGAGTAAAGGGAACAAATTTCCGTACTGCGGTATTCACTAACCTGACGCAAGATCATCTGGACTACCACCATTCCATGGAGGAATATCGCGGGGCCAAAGGATTGTTTTTTGCACGTCTGGGTAACGGTTATACGGAAGATGTCTCACAGCGTAAATTCGCTGTCATCAATGCAGATGATCCGGCTGCGGCTTATTTCATCTCTGTGACTGCGGCTGAAGTGATTACATATGGCATGGGTGAAAAGGCGGATGTACGCGCATCCCAAATTTCAATCACGTCTCAGGGAACTTCTTTCCACGTGGATACATTTGCAGGCAGCGCAGATATTCGCTTGCGCATGGTAGGCAAATTCAATGTGTACAATGCAATGGCAGCCATCTCTGCAGCGCTGGTGGAAGGTATTCCGCTGGAAGAGATCAAGCGCAGTCTGGAGACGGTTCCGGGCGTGGATGGACGTGTTGAAGGAGTGGACGAAGGACAGCCATTTGCTGTTATTGTCGATTATGCCCATACACCGGATGGACTGGAGAATGTGTTGCGGACGGTGAAGGAATTTGCCGAAGGGCGTGTAATTTGCGTGTTTGGCTGTGGTGGTGACAGGGACCGTACCAAACGCCCTCTCATGGGGAAAATTGCTGCGAATTATAGTGATTTTGTACTGATTACTTCCGATAATCCACGGACAGAAGATCCGGATCTCATTCTCAAAGACATTGAACAGGGCCTGATTGAAGAATCCGTTCCTGCTGAACGTTATACGATGATTGTGGATCGACGCCAGGCGATTCATGAAGCTATTGAAATGGCAAGCCCAGCCGATGTAGTATTGATTGCGGGCAAGGGTCACGAGACCTATCAGATTATCGGCACAACCAAAACCGATTTTGATGACCGAATCATAGCCAAAGAAGCGATAAGGGGCAAATCCAATTGA